The proteins below are encoded in one region of Sulfuricella sp.:
- a CDS encoding ATP-binding cassette domain-containing protein, producing MNSPSSSFIVQASSLSRQVPVSDGMLTILHHLDLDIASGESVAIIGASGSGKSTLLGLLAGLDLPTSGEVHINGENLFALDEDGRAALRGRLIGFVFQSFQLLPALTAIENVMLPLELAGIAPAREMALSVLQRVGLGERLHHYPKHLSGGEQQRVAIARAFATQPKLLLADEPTGNLDSATGGRIIDLLFELNREQGTTLVLVTHDAELAARCGRRLRLVDGHLVAE from the coding sequence ATGAATTCTCCTTCTTCCTCATTCATTGTGCAGGCGAGCAGCCTGTCCAGGCAAGTGCCGGTCAGCGATGGCATGCTCACCATATTGCACCACCTCGATCTGGACATAGCCAGCGGCGAGTCGGTCGCGATTATTGGCGCCTCGGGTTCGGGCAAGTCCACGCTGCTGGGTCTTCTTGCTGGCCTGGATCTGCCCACCAGCGGCGAAGTGCATATCAACGGGGAAAATCTGTTTGCGCTTGACGAGGATGGCCGCGCGGCCCTGCGCGGGCGCCTGATCGGTTTTGTGTTTCAGTCCTTCCAGTTGCTGCCGGCGCTGACTGCGATCGAGAATGTCATGCTGCCGCTGGAGCTGGCCGGTATCGCGCCGGCGCGCGAGATGGCGCTGTCTGTCCTGCAAAGAGTAGGCCTGGGCGAGCGCCTGCATCATTACCCCAAGCATCTTTCCGGTGGCGAGCAGCAGCGCGTTGCCATTGCGCGCGCCTTCGCCACACAGCCCAAGCTGTTGCTTGCCGATGAGCCCACCGGCAATCTTGACAGTGCCACCGGCGGGCGAATTATCGATCTCCTGTTCGAGCTGAACCGCGAACAGGGCACCACGCTGGTGCTGGTCACCCATGATGCCGAACTGGCAGCCCGTTGCGGCCGCAGGTTGCGTCTTGTGGATGGGCACCTGGTGGCGGAGTGA
- a CDS encoding cytochrome b/b6 domain-containing protein, whose amino-acid sequence MSEKIYVFKLFERFWHWSQASLIIFMLVTGFEVHGSYHLFGFGQAVNLHTIAAWTLIGLWVFAIFWHFTTGEWKQYIPTLDKVVAMVKFYSVGIFVHAPHPFKATQLKKHNPLQRLAYLGVLLFIGPLLWLSGWLYLFFGDWNAWGVDQYVSLEWVAFFHTAGAFMMLLFLIAHVYLTTAGHTPTAHIRAMITGWEEVE is encoded by the coding sequence ATGTCTGAAAAAATCTATGTCTTCAAACTCTTCGAGCGCTTCTGGCACTGGTCGCAGGCTTCGCTCATCATCTTCATGCTGGTCACCGGTTTCGAGGTGCATGGCTCTTACCATCTGTTCGGCTTCGGACAGGCGGTGAACCTGCATACCATCGCCGCCTGGACCCTGATCGGGCTGTGGGTGTTCGCCATCTTCTGGCATTTCACCACCGGGGAATGGAAGCAGTACATTCCGACCCTGGACAAGGTGGTGGCCATGGTGAAGTTCTATTCCGTCGGGATCTTCGTCCATGCGCCGCATCCCTTCAAGGCTACCCAGCTCAAGAAGCATAATCCGCTACAGCGCCTGGCCTATCTCGGCGTGCTGCTGTTCATCGGGCCGCTGCTGTGGCTCTCGGGTTGGCTCTATCTGTTCTTCGGCGACTGGAACGCCTGGGGCGTGGACCAGTATGTCTCGCTGGAGTGGGTGGCCTTCTTCCATACCGCGGGCGCTTTCATGATGCTGCTGTTCCTCATCGCCCACGTCTATCTGACCACGGCAGGGCATACCCCAACCGCGCACATCAGGGCCATGATTACCGGGTGGGAAGAAGTGGAATAA
- a CDS encoding DUF2288 domain-containing protein, protein MTAAIHPQEILRAKINFETSQIAWKELLRFFASGTVITVSPELDLLDVACQISADDKLQIEQWMSANKLGKVSDEQAMTWLESDALLWSVVVKPWVLVQQRIN, encoded by the coding sequence GTGACCGCAGCTATCCACCCGCAAGAAATCTTGCGCGCCAAAATCAATTTCGAAACATCGCAGATTGCCTGGAAAGAATTGCTACGTTTTTTCGCAAGTGGTACGGTGATCACAGTGAGTCCTGAACTTGATCTGCTTGATGTCGCATGTCAGATATCGGCGGACGACAAGTTGCAGATTGAACAGTGGATGTCCGCGAACAAGCTCGGCAAGGTATCGGACGAGCAGGCCATGACCTGGCTGGAAAGCGATGCCCTGTTATGGTCGGTGGTGGTGAAACCCTGGGTTCTGGTGCAGCAACGAATAAACTAA
- a CDS encoding diguanylate cyclase — MDNSCRINSATIIGMPEFSPETDTFIAEFDAAIEAHMDWTRRILRCAVLRTSPGEDVLAPMAHTLCRFGRWFTSNRAHFEAINTNSVHQVEALHQAMHDAIRAICADVMTGTPGQKADLDTFERSQSELLTQLARLKTLTLSNAVRHDPLTGLPLRYGIESDFSLCQKDAKRNCTLLYVAMIDIDHFKLINDNYGHPQGDSALRHIAGTLKQSLRANDPLYRFGGEEFLWLMRCKSAEEAEQSARRIVATISTTPVPIAGSEPLTVTITLGLTLVREQENIANAIKRADKALYEGKKDGRNRYVIADVQPD; from the coding sequence ATGGATAATTCGTGCCGGATCAATAGTGCTACAATCATCGGCATGCCTGAATTTTCTCCTGAAACTGACACTTTCATTGCCGAGTTTGATGCCGCAATCGAGGCGCACATGGACTGGACGCGCCGGATATTGCGCTGTGCGGTGCTGCGCACGTCGCCAGGAGAAGACGTGCTGGCGCCCATGGCGCATACCCTGTGCCGCTTCGGACGCTGGTTCACTTCAAACAGGGCGCATTTTGAAGCCATCAACACGAATTCAGTGCATCAAGTCGAAGCATTGCATCAGGCCATGCACGACGCCATTCGGGCCATCTGTGCCGACGTAATGACCGGCACGCCGGGACAAAAAGCCGATTTGGACACATTCGAGCGTTCACAGTCCGAACTGCTCACCCAATTGGCCAGACTAAAGACATTGACGCTCTCCAATGCCGTCCGGCACGACCCATTGACCGGCTTGCCCCTGCGCTACGGAATCGAAAGCGATTTTTCCCTGTGCCAGAAGGATGCCAAGCGCAACTGCACGCTGCTGTATGTTGCGATGATCGACATTGATCATTTCAAGCTTATCAACGATAACTATGGCCATCCGCAAGGCGACAGCGCATTGCGTCATATTGCCGGCACGCTGAAACAATCCCTGCGCGCCAATGATCCCCTGTACCGTTTTGGTGGAGAGGAGTTCCTGTGGCTTATGCGCTGCAAATCGGCTGAAGAGGCAGAGCAATCTGCGCGCCGGATTGTGGCCACGATAAGCACAACACCCGTGCCGATTGCCGGCAGCGAACCACTGACAGTGACGATCACCCTTGGCCTGACGCTGGTAAGAGAGCAAGAGAACATTGCCAACGCAATCAAACGCGCGGACAAGGCGCTTTACGAAGGCAAAAAAGACGGGCGCAACCGCTACGTCATTGCCGATGTTCAGCCTGACTAG
- a CDS encoding arylesterase — MLIRWLLCVLLLIAPAAWAGQAILVFGDSLSANYGIAAEAGWVSLLQQRLDRKPHGYHVINASISGETTAGGAARIHAALDTHRPAIVVIELGANDGLRGLSLGATRQNLDSIMQACRSRKARILLIGMRLPPNYGPAYTAGFAALFPELAKKHRTALLPFLLDGIADRREWFQADNLHPTEAAQAAIMENVWVKLQSLL; from the coding sequence ATGCTGATTCGCTGGTTATTGTGTGTACTGCTGTTAATCGCTCCGGCAGCCTGGGCCGGACAGGCCATCCTGGTCTTCGGCGACAGCCTGTCCGCCAATTACGGCATTGCCGCCGAAGCGGGCTGGGTGAGTTTACTGCAACAGCGCCTGGACCGTAAGCCGCACGGCTACCACGTCATCAATGCCAGCATCAGCGGCGAAACCACCGCAGGCGGCGCAGCCCGCATCCATGCCGCGCTCGACACCCACCGTCCGGCTATCGTGGTCATCGAGCTGGGCGCCAATGACGGTCTGCGCGGCCTCTCCCTCGGCGCCACCCGGCAAAACCTGGACAGCATCATGCAAGCCTGCCGCAGCCGCAAGGCGCGCATCCTGCTCATCGGCATGCGCCTGCCGCCCAATTATGGTCCGGCCTACACTGCGGGATTTGCCGCGCTCTTCCCCGAACTGGCGAAAAAACACCGCACCGCCCTGCTGCCCTTCCTCCTTGATGGGATTGCCGACAGGCGCGAATGGTTCCAGGCCGACAACCTCCACCCCACAGAAGCGGCACAGGCGGCCATCATGGAGAATGTCTGGGTAAAGCTTCAGTCACTCCTATGA
- a CDS encoding nitronate monooxygenase, with product MKCVDDFRLRFGKHELVPIIIGGMGVDISTAELALEAARLGGIGHISDAMLPTVTDRRYDTHFVKQKLKQYKYNLDNSDKSAVKFDLGQIAEATRLHVSKSMEAKRGEGMIFINCMEKLTMNAPRETLSVRLRTALDEGIDGITLSAGLHLGSFALMEDHPRFRDAHLGIIVSSLRALQLFLRKTAKLNRLPDFIVVEGPLAGGHLGFSIEDWAKYDLRTITLEVMQYLKTENLNIPVIPAGGIFTGSDAVSFLEEGAAAVQVATRFTVADECGLPDKVMQEYFKASEDDIEVNTTSPTGYPMRMLKNSPSIGSGISPGCESYGYLLDGNGNCSYIEAYNREVAAHPNAKKIAVMDKTCLCTHMRNFNCWTCGHYTYRLKDTTRKNADGTYQILSAEHIFRDYQFSVEQKIALPPQE from the coding sequence ATGAAATGTGTGGATGATTTCCGCCTCCGGTTTGGCAAACACGAACTGGTACCGATCATAATTGGCGGAATGGGGGTCGACATATCGACCGCCGAGCTGGCGCTCGAGGCCGCGCGCCTAGGCGGCATCGGACACATTTCAGACGCCATGCTGCCGACCGTGACTGACCGGCGCTACGACACGCATTTCGTCAAGCAGAAGCTCAAGCAGTACAAATACAACCTCGACAACTCCGACAAATCCGCGGTGAAGTTCGATCTCGGTCAGATTGCCGAGGCCACGCGCCTGCATGTCAGCAAGTCGATGGAAGCCAAGCGCGGTGAAGGCATGATCTTCATCAACTGCATGGAAAAACTGACCATGAACGCGCCGCGCGAGACCCTGAGCGTGCGCCTGCGCACCGCGCTGGACGAGGGTATCGACGGCATCACCCTGAGCGCCGGGCTGCACCTCGGCTCTTTCGCGCTGATGGAAGACCATCCGCGTTTCCGCGATGCACACCTGGGCATTATCGTTTCCTCGCTGCGCGCGCTGCAGCTGTTCCTGCGCAAGACCGCCAAGCTCAACCGCCTGCCCGATTTCATCGTGGTCGAAGGGCCGCTGGCCGGCGGCCACCTGGGATTTTCCATCGAAGACTGGGCAAAATACGACCTGCGCACCATCACGCTCGAAGTCATGCAGTACCTCAAGACCGAAAATCTGAACATCCCGGTGATCCCGGCCGGCGGCATCTTCACCGGCAGCGATGCGGTGTCCTTCCTCGAGGAGGGCGCCGCGGCAGTGCAGGTGGCCACCCGCTTCACGGTTGCCGACGAATGCGGCCTGCCCGACAAGGTCATGCAGGAATACTTCAAGGCAAGCGAGGACGACATCGAGGTCAACACCACTTCGCCGACCGGCTACCCCATGCGCATGCTCAAGAACAGCCCGTCGATCGGCTCAGGCATCAGCCCGGGATGCGAATCATACGGCTACCTGCTGGACGGCAACGGCAACTGCTCCTACATCGAAGCCTATAACCGCGAAGTGGCCGCCCACCCGAATGCGAAGAAGATTGCGGTGATGGACAAGACCTGCCTGTGCACCCACATGCGCAACTTCAACTGCTGGACCTGCGGGCATTACACCTACCGCCTCAAGGACACCACGCGCAAGAACGCGGATGGCACCTACCAGATCCTGAGCGCGGAACACATTTTCCGCGACTACCAGTTCAGCGTTGAGCAGAAGATCGCCCTGCCTCCCCAGGAATAA
- the msrA gene encoding peptide-methionine (S)-S-oxide reductase MsrA produces MNKYPEIATFGGGCFWCLEAVFKELEGVIGVVSGYIGGQTVNPDYEAVCRGDTGHAEVVQVSFDPSVIAYRELLSVFFAIHDPTTLNRQGNDAGTQYRSVIFHHSAEQQSAAQEMIATLSAEGIWEQPIVTEVLPAPVFYPAEEYHRDYFSRHAEQPYCRMVVAPKVARLREKFAAKLKRS; encoded by the coding sequence ATGAATAAATATCCTGAAATTGCCACGTTTGGCGGTGGCTGCTTCTGGTGCCTGGAGGCGGTATTCAAGGAACTCGAAGGCGTGATCGGCGTTGTTTCAGGCTACATCGGTGGCCAGACTGTGAATCCGGATTACGAAGCTGTCTGTCGCGGCGATACGGGCCATGCCGAAGTCGTGCAGGTGAGCTTTGATCCCTCGGTCATCGCTTACCGGGAATTGCTGAGTGTCTTTTTTGCCATCCACGACCCCACTACGCTGAATCGCCAGGGCAACGATGCCGGGACGCAGTACCGCTCGGTGATTTTCCATCATTCAGCGGAGCAGCAGTCCGCCGCGCAGGAAATGATTGCCACGCTTTCCGCTGAAGGAATATGGGAACAGCCGATTGTGACCGAGGTTTTGCCCGCGCCGGTTTTTTACCCGGCAGAGGAGTACCACCGGGACTATTTCAGCCGGCATGCGGAGCAGCCCTATTGCCGCATGGTGGTGGCGCCAAAGGTAGCCAGGTTGCGAGAAAAATTTGCCGCCAAATTGAAGCGGAGCTAG
- a CDS encoding DUF302 domain-containing protein — MLKILGGFVLGLIFIAFVGYIMAPGLMFHERVSPYGLEETVARIQQNIESTGNGWSLSGLRNPAKAVQSDGSNTLPVLMIEACSTKYSAPILKDDSVRYLSILMPCKISVYKKNDGKTYIGNMNAGLMGRMFGPMVGEVMSHVAADQAKFLEFDPNKPAPQMKVGTPGGGGAAGGAGAGGGGC, encoded by the coding sequence ATGCTAAAAATTCTAGGTGGCTTCGTACTGGGCCTCATATTCATTGCTTTCGTGGGTTATATCATGGCCCCAGGCCTGATGTTTCATGAGCGCGTCAGTCCCTACGGACTGGAAGAAACCGTCGCACGCATCCAGCAGAATATTGAAAGTACCGGCAATGGCTGGTCGCTGTCCGGACTGCGCAACCCTGCCAAGGCAGTACAGAGTGATGGCAGCAACACCCTGCCGGTGCTGATGATTGAAGCTTGCAGCACAAAATACTCTGCTCCGATCCTGAAGGATGACTCGGTGCGCTATCTCTCCATCCTGATGCCCTGCAAAATTTCCGTTTACAAGAAAAATGATGGCAAAACCTACATCGGCAACATGAATGCCGGCCTGATGGGCAGGATGTTCGGTCCGATGGTTGGAGAAGTCATGAGCCACGTGGCGGCGGATCAGGCCAAATTCCTGGAATTCGACCCCAATAAGCCTGCGCCACAGATGAAAGTGGGCACACCAGGCGGTGGTGGTGCAGCGGGTGGTGCGGGTGCTGGCGGTGGCGGCTGTTAA
- a CDS encoding arginase: MTMRPIEIIGVASGLGARNPGCAAGPDSIARSGLVPSLQQQACDISWRTTLRPAAAPSSLLGIQALCTDLAREVSTTIHNGKLPLVIGGDHSCAAGTWSGTALALREKGPLGLIWIDAHMDSHTPETTPSGSIHGMPLAALLGHGAPELVNIAAFSPKILPEHLCLIGVRSFEPGEADLLQRLGVRVFFMAEVKQRGIAPVMADALAIALQGTAGFGISIDLDAFSPEESPGVGTPVRHGLHHLTLDKALGGILHHPRLAALELAEYNPRRDRDQRTLRLMADLLGAFCRRSET, from the coding sequence ATGACCATGCGCCCCATCGAAATCATCGGGGTTGCCTCGGGCCTCGGTGCGCGCAACCCGGGCTGTGCGGCCGGGCCTGACAGCATAGCGCGATCCGGGCTCGTGCCCAGCCTGCAACAGCAGGCTTGCGACATTAGCTGGCGCACCACCCTGCGCCCTGCCGCCGCGCCCTCTTCACTGCTTGGCATTCAGGCGCTATGCACGGACCTGGCTCGGGAAGTCAGCACAACGATCCACAACGGCAAGCTGCCGCTGGTCATTGGCGGCGACCATTCCTGCGCCGCCGGCACCTGGAGCGGTACCGCGCTGGCGCTCAGGGAAAAAGGCCCGCTTGGCCTGATCTGGATCGATGCCCACATGGACAGCCATACGCCAGAGACGACGCCCAGCGGCTCAATTCATGGCATGCCACTGGCGGCGCTGCTGGGCCATGGCGCGCCGGAACTGGTCAACATCGCCGCCTTCAGCCCAAAAATATTGCCCGAGCATCTTTGCCTGATTGGTGTGCGCAGCTTTGAACCCGGTGAGGCCGATTTGCTTCAGCGCCTCGGCGTGCGGGTATTTTTCATGGCAGAAGTAAAACAGCGCGGCATCGCCCCGGTCATGGCGGATGCCCTCGCCATCGCCCTGCAAGGCACAGCGGGCTTCGGCATCAGCATCGATCTCGATGCATTCAGCCCGGAGGAAAGTCCGGGCGTGGGCACGCCAGTGCGGCATGGCTTGCACCACCTGACGCTGGATAAGGCACTGGGGGGCATCCTGCACCACCCTCGCCTCGCTGCCCTGGAACTGGCCGAATACAACCCGCGGCGCGACCGGGATCAGCGCACACTCAGGCTTATGGCGGATTTGCTCGGCGCATTCTGCCGCCGGAGCGAAACCTAG
- a CDS encoding tetrathionate reductase family octaheme c-type cytochrome, whose amino-acid sequence MSIRTKIMAWALAAGTALTALTALATPAATPAAVAAAPAAPAAEAKKASTSTADHSKFKELQKDFKEGPEVTKACLTCHTEAAKQVQHTKHWTWEFVNPQTDQKLGKKNIINNFCTSISSNQAFCTACHVGYGWKDEKFDFSKQESVDCVVCHDTTGKYRKLPGLAGHPAYQDTEFPPHSGKIVKAVDLKDVAQHVGKTSRATCGACHFYGGGGDAVKHGDLDSTLANPSKYLDVHMAKDGLNFTCGTCHATSSHKVPGSRYAPTAMDKESAHLRGKSDNSNPATCQSCHGNKPHPAKMAKLNEHTEKIACQTCHIPEFARGIATKMSWDWSTAGKMKDGKPFTSKDSAGRNSYDSKKGDFSWEKDVIPEYVWFNGKVDYTLRETKLDPSKVVKINTMNGSPDDGKSLIWPMKVFRGKQPYDKVSSTLLIPHTYGPDDDTSFWSNFDWEKSLTAGQKSVDGSYSGQFGFVSTEMSWPITHMVAPKGDALTCAQCHSENGRLKDVKGIYMPGRGDNNRMLDMAGWALALLTLLGVIAHGAGRIYMSNRKG is encoded by the coding sequence ATGTCCATCAGAACAAAAATCATGGCTTGGGCACTCGCAGCCGGCACCGCGCTGACTGCGTTGACCGCCCTGGCCACACCGGCTGCAACGCCTGCAGCAGTCGCAGCAGCACCGGCTGCACCAGCGGCCGAAGCGAAGAAGGCTTCGACCTCAACAGCGGACCACAGCAAGTTCAAGGAGCTGCAGAAGGACTTCAAGGAAGGCCCCGAGGTCACCAAGGCCTGCCTGACCTGCCACACCGAGGCTGCCAAACAGGTTCAACACACCAAGCACTGGACGTGGGAATTCGTCAACCCGCAAACCGACCAGAAGCTGGGCAAAAAGAACATCATCAACAACTTCTGCACTTCCATCTCTTCCAACCAGGCATTCTGTACTGCCTGCCACGTGGGGTATGGCTGGAAGGACGAGAAATTCGATTTCAGCAAGCAGGAGAGTGTGGACTGCGTGGTCTGCCACGACACCACCGGCAAGTATCGCAAGCTGCCGGGCCTTGCCGGACATCCAGCTTACCAGGATACGGAGTTCCCTCCGCATTCAGGCAAAATCGTCAAGGCGGTTGACCTTAAGGATGTGGCTCAACACGTCGGCAAGACCAGCCGCGCGACCTGCGGCGCCTGCCACTTCTACGGCGGCGGCGGCGATGCGGTAAAGCATGGCGATTTGGACAGCACCCTGGCAAATCCAAGCAAATACCTGGACGTGCACATGGCCAAGGACGGTCTCAACTTCACCTGCGGCACCTGCCATGCAACCTCCAGCCACAAAGTGCCCGGCAGCCGTTATGCGCCAACCGCCATGGACAAGGAAAGCGCGCACCTGCGCGGCAAGTCGGACAACAGCAATCCGGCGACCTGCCAGTCCTGCCACGGCAACAAGCCACACCCGGCAAAAATGGCCAAGCTGAACGAGCACACGGAAAAAATCGCCTGTCAGACCTGCCATATTCCGGAATTTGCCCGCGGCATTGCCACCAAGATGAGCTGGGACTGGTCCACCGCAGGCAAGATGAAGGACGGCAAGCCTTTCACCTCGAAAGACAGCGCCGGCCGCAATTCATACGACAGCAAGAAGGGTGATTTCAGCTGGGAAAAAGATGTCATCCCGGAGTACGTCTGGTTCAACGGCAAGGTGGACTACACTCTGCGCGAAACCAAGCTGGACCCGAGCAAAGTCGTAAAAATCAACACCATGAACGGCAGCCCGGATGATGGCAAATCGCTGATCTGGCCGATGAAGGTATTCCGCGGCAAGCAGCCCTACGACAAGGTCTCAAGCACACTGCTGATCCCGCACACCTACGGCCCTGACGACGACACTTCCTTCTGGTCAAATTTCGACTGGGAAAAGTCGCTGACAGCCGGACAGAAATCGGTAGACGGCAGCTACAGCGGCCAGTTCGGGTTCGTCAGTACAGAGATGTCATGGCCCATCACGCATATGGTTGCCCCCAAGGGCGATGCGCTGACCTGTGCGCAATGCCATAGCGAAAATGGCCGCCTCAAGGACGTCAAGGGCATCTACATGCCAGGCCGCGGCGACAACAACAGGATGCTCGACATGGCAGGCTGGGCGCTGGCGCTCCTGACCCTGCTCGGCGTGATCGCCCACGGTGCAGGCCGCATCTACATGAGCAACAGGAAAGGATAA
- a CDS encoding FtsX-like permease family protein produces MNLLRLSWRMLLREWRAGELHALSFALLIAVGGVTAVGFFTDSVNQALSTEASQLLAADLVLVADHEINSEFLSEARLRGLAPVRILTFPSMVVSATGNQLAEIKAVSPGYPLRGKLRLQSGEGERVAEGIPDPGTVWLDPRLLAQLQLTPGDSLELGAIRFQVAAVLSFEPDRGGDFFSIAPRLMMNAQDLPATALIQPGSRISHRTLLAGNPREIAAYRSWAVPRLSRGEKLEGVSDGRPEIRSALERGGKFLNLAALTSLILAAVAIVLSARRFLERHLDGCAVMRCTGASQRQVFLLYLYQFLWLGILASLAGCLLGYGAQWVLARQLGGLIATGLPAPSWTPLAYGLLTGLATLLGFALPFLQRLKRVPPLWVLRRELGGPQRINLAGFAAGVGVLLALLLWQAGEIRLGLYVLAGLAAVVVVALLLTHALIRLLSPLRHKAGVVGITWRYGLANLVRRRHASASQVVALGLGLTALLLLTLVRGDLLHSWQSTLPMHAPNRFVINIQPDQVPALQAFLGSHGMASTELFPMVRGRLLAINGRAVSAADYAEDRTKRLVEREFNLSWAAQLQDDNQIVAGRWWEKHSAAAQWSVEEGIARNLGINLGDELTYQVAGQSFSATVTSLRKVDWDSFRVNFFVIATPSLLEAYPASYITAFYLPAGNEALLDEMVRAFPNLTVIDVAALINQVRAMMERIASTVEFVFLFTLAAGLMALYAAIAATREERMVEAAIMRTLGASGKQLLLSQMAEFILIGLLAGTVAALAATGLGYALATRVFHLPYQFNPWLWIIALTAGVLGVTLAGWLGTRDVLRQPPLQTLGRLG; encoded by the coding sequence ATGAACCTGCTGCGTTTGTCCTGGCGCATGTTGCTGCGCGAATGGCGGGCTGGCGAGCTCCATGCCCTGAGTTTTGCGCTGCTCATCGCGGTGGGCGGCGTGACCGCCGTGGGCTTCTTTACCGACAGCGTCAATCAGGCCCTGAGCACCGAAGCGAGCCAGTTGCTGGCGGCGGATCTGGTGCTGGTGGCGGATCATGAGATAAACAGCGAATTTCTTTCTGAAGCCCGTCTGCGTGGGTTGGCGCCGGTTCGCATCCTCACTTTTCCGAGCATGGTCGTCAGCGCCACGGGGAATCAGCTGGCGGAAATCAAGGCGGTGTCGCCCGGATACCCGCTGCGCGGCAAGCTGCGCCTTCAGTCCGGCGAAGGCGAGCGCGTTGCAGAGGGGATTCCAGATCCGGGTACGGTGTGGCTGGATCCGCGTCTGCTGGCGCAGTTGCAATTGACGCCGGGCGATTCGCTGGAGCTTGGGGCCATACGCTTCCAGGTGGCGGCAGTACTGAGCTTCGAGCCGGATCGCGGCGGGGATTTTTTCAGCATCGCGCCCCGTCTGATGATGAATGCACAGGACTTGCCCGCGACCGCCCTGATTCAGCCCGGCAGCCGCATCAGCCACCGCACCCTGCTGGCCGGAAATCCACGGGAGATTGCCGCCTACCGCAGCTGGGCGGTGCCGCGCCTGTCGCGTGGCGAGAAGCTTGAAGGCGTCAGCGATGGCCGTCCCGAGATTCGTTCTGCCCTCGAACGGGGCGGCAAGTTTCTCAACCTGGCCGCGCTCACCAGCCTGATTCTGGCGGCAGTGGCGATCGTGCTTTCGGCGCGGCGTTTTCTTGAACGCCATCTCGATGGCTGTGCCGTAATGCGCTGCACCGGGGCAAGCCAGAGACAAGTGTTCCTCCTGTATCTTTACCAGTTCCTGTGGCTCGGCATACTGGCCAGCCTGGCCGGCTGCCTGCTCGGCTATGGCGCGCAGTGGGTGCTGGCGCGGCAGTTGGGCGGGCTGATTGCTACCGGTTTGCCCGCTCCTTCATGGACCCCGCTGGCTTATGGCCTCCTCACCGGCCTGGCCACATTGCTGGGTTTTGCCTTGCCTTTCCTGCAGCGTTTGAAGCGTGTTCCGCCCTTGTGGGTATTGCGTCGCGAACTGGGTGGCCCGCAGCGCATCAATCTGGCCGGCTTCGCCGCTGGCGTGGGCGTGCTGCTGGCGCTGCTGCTGTGGCAGGCGGGCGAGATCAGGCTTGGGCTTTACGTGCTGGCCGGATTGGCAGCCGTGGTGGTGGTGGCGCTGTTGCTGACGCATGCCCTGATTCGCTTGCTGTCGCCGTTGCGGCACAAGGCCGGCGTGGTGGGCATCACCTGGCGTTATGGCCTGGCCAATCTGGTGCGGCGGCGTCATGCCAGTGCCAGCCAGGTGGTGGCGCTTGGGCTGGGTTTGACGGCGCTGCTGCTCCTGACTCTGGTACGCGGCGACTTGTTGCACAGCTGGCAAAGCACCTTGCCCATGCATGCCCCCAATCGCTTCGTCATCAATATTCAGCCGGACCAGGTGCCGGCGTTGCAGGCTTTTCTCGGCAGCCACGGCATGGCTTCCACAGAGCTGTTTCCCATGGTGCGCGGGCGACTGCTGGCTATCAATGGCCGGGCGGTGTCCGCTGCGGATTATGCCGAAGACCGGACCAAACGCCTGGTGGAGCGGGAATTCAATTTGTCCTGGGCCGCTCAATTGCAGGACGACAACCAGATCGTTGCCGGGCGCTGGTGGGAGAAGCATTCTGCTGCTGCCCAGTGGTCGGTTGAAGAGGGCATTGCCCGGAATCTGGGAATCAATCTCGGCGATGAATTGACTTATCAGGTGGCCGGGCAAAGCTTCAGCGCCACGGTCACCAGCCTGCGCAAGGTCGACTGGGATTCCTTTCGCGTCAATTTCTTCGTTATAGCCACGCCGTCCCTGCTGGAGGCTTACCCGGCCAGCTACATCACGGCCTTCTACCTGCCAGCGGGCAACGAGGCGCTGCTTGACGAAATGGTCAGGGCCTTTCCCAATCTGACCGTGATCGACGTGGCTGCACTGATCAATCAAGTGCGCGCCATGATGGAGCGGATCGCCTCAACCGTGGAATTCGTCTTCCTGTTTACGCTTGCGGCAGGCCTGATGGCCCTGTATGCGGCGATTGCAGCCACCCGGGAGGAACGCATGGTCGAGGCCGCAATCATGCGCACGCTGGGGGCCAGCGGCAAACAGTTGCTCCTGAGCCAGATGGCAGAATTCATTCTGATCGGCCTGCTGGCCGGGACCGTGGCGGCCCTGGCCGCGACCGGCCTGGGATATGCCCTGGCGACGCGCGTGTTTCACCTGCCTTACCAGTTCAACCCCTGGCTGTGGATCATTGCCCTGACCGCTGGTGTGCTGGGGGTGACTCTGGCAGGCTGGCTCGGGACTCGGGACGTGTTGCGCCAGCCGCCGCTGCAAACCCTGGGCAGGCTTGGCTAG